A region from the Coffea eugenioides isolate CCC68of chromosome 9, Ceug_1.0, whole genome shotgun sequence genome encodes:
- the LOC113782818 gene encoding SKP1-like protein 1A — protein MSSPKIIVLKSSDGETFEVEELVALESQTIKHMIEDNCADTCIPLPNVTSKILAKVIEYCKKHVEAPKSSDGDKSSDEDLKSFDADFVKVDQGTLFDLILAANYLNIKSLLDLTCQTVADMIKGKTPEEIRKTFNIKNDFTPEEEEEVRRENAWAFE, from the exons ATGTCTTCGCCGAAGATAATCGTGTTGAAGAGTTCTGACGGCGAAACTTTCGAGGTGGAGGAATTGGTCGCTCTGGAATCGCAGACCATCAAGCACATGATCGAGGACAACTGCGCCGATACTTGCATCCCTCTGCCCAACGTCACCAGCAAGATCTTGGCTAAGGTCATCGAGTACTGTAAGAAACATGTCGAGGCCCCGAAGTCCTCCGACGGCGACAAGTCCTCCGATGAGGATCTCAAGTCCTTCGATGCTGACTTCGTCAAAGTCGACCAGGGCACTCTTTTCGACCTCATCCTG GCTGCCAACTATCTCAACATCAAGAGCCTGCTCGACCTCACTTGCCAAACTGTGGCAGACATGATCAAGGGCAAGACGCCAGAGGAGATCCGCAAGACTTTCAACATCAAGAATGATTTCACTCctgaggaagaagaggaggTTCGCAGGGAGAATGCTTGGGCATTTGAGTGA